One genomic window of Undibacterium cyanobacteriorum includes the following:
- a CDS encoding DUF4124 domain-containing protein — MKLLSNFLSLTVLLVAFSSATAQGQLHKCINAEGKATYTDQPCALKNGEKNAEPNDRAIKKIQAIAQHKDVGKTCWTFSHRAYQCNTVQSQDLRTLFRETCNIPAKKFESEQNQDQRRLKKNYSPNEEVDDLDYSHRFTIKSRAVLKCETLDNEIWVYLNQQFPERISANDRKIIEHQLKLIPSQPRNEPEQTRYRISISPVN, encoded by the coding sequence ATGAAATTGCTATCGAATTTTCTCTCATTGACTGTCTTATTAGTCGCTTTTAGTAGTGCTACAGCACAAGGGCAGCTACACAAATGTATTAACGCAGAGGGCAAAGCAACCTACACCGACCAACCGTGCGCGCTCAAGAATGGTGAAAAGAATGCAGAGCCAAATGATCGTGCAATTAAGAAAATTCAAGCGATTGCACAACATAAAGACGTAGGAAAAACCTGCTGGACGTTCTCGCATCGAGCGTATCAATGTAACACCGTTCAAAGTCAAGACCTTCGTACCCTATTTCGTGAAACCTGCAATATTCCAGCAAAAAAATTTGAATCCGAACAGAATCAAGATCAACGGCGCCTGAAAAAAAACTATTCGCCCAATGAAGAAGTAGATGACCTTGATTATTCACATCGTTTCACAATAAAGAGCCGCGCAGTACTCAAATGCGAAACCCTCGACAATGAAATTTGGGTGTACCTCAATCAACAGTTCCCAGAACGAATTTCAGCTAATGATCGGAAAATCATCGAGCATCAATTGAAGTTAATTCCAAGCCAACCCAGAAACGAACCCGAACAAACTCGATATCGGATTTCAATTTCGCCTGTCAACTAA
- a CDS encoding sensor histidine kinase yields the protein MAPNESAPDQHSTEAESLASVRAELERTKAWQARILQALDHLQSGLVMYGPDDVLVFCNRRFREIYPEIADILVPGTPYSEIARTFYQREFHRRTEMTEDEYVSTRVKQHLNPDECDDEYLMGPETWILASDRKTADGGVIGFRLDISERKRAEKLLAETEMRVMAGLEQKVKERTQDLLLANQNLEQALSDLRGAQRQLVQSEKLASLGFLVAGVAHEINTPIGNALLVGTSLREEIDHFSEQSSQRVTRSLLEKHIDFVTKGSDVLVSNLKRAGKLVQGFKQLALDRATEQRREFVLVEVIDEVLLAMGPTLRMSPFKLDIQVPADLTMDSYPGPLSQIIVNFINNALVHAFEGRQQGHMVLDASINQDKQIEIVFSDDGCGMSEDVANHVFDPFFTTKLGQGGNGLGMHIAYNIVTQLLGGTITVDTEVGRGTSWRMTFPRVLKNT from the coding sequence ATGGCGCCAAATGAATCAGCACCAGATCAGCACAGCACAGAGGCTGAGTCGCTCGCGAGCGTACGAGCAGAACTAGAGCGAACGAAGGCATGGCAAGCCCGCATATTGCAGGCGCTCGACCATTTGCAATCGGGACTGGTGATGTACGGACCCGACGACGTACTCGTCTTCTGTAATCGACGCTTCCGCGAAATTTATCCTGAAATAGCGGATATCTTGGTGCCCGGAACACCCTATAGTGAAATTGCGCGCACCTTTTATCAGCGTGAATTTCATCGTCGTACCGAAATGACCGAAGATGAATATGTCTCGACCCGCGTCAAACAACATCTCAATCCTGATGAATGCGATGACGAATATCTCATGGGACCAGAAACATGGATTCTCGCCTCTGATCGTAAGACGGCTGATGGTGGTGTGATTGGCTTTCGGCTCGACATTAGTGAACGTAAACGCGCAGAGAAGCTACTCGCAGAAACCGAGATGCGCGTGATGGCGGGCTTGGAACAAAAAGTCAAAGAACGTACACAAGATTTACTACTGGCCAATCAGAATTTGGAACAGGCCTTAAGTGATTTGCGTGGTGCGCAGCGCCAATTAGTGCAAAGCGAAAAACTCGCATCCTTAGGTTTTCTGGTGGCGGGTGTTGCACATGAAATCAATACTCCGATTGGCAATGCCTTATTGGTCGGAACCTCTTTGCGCGAAGAGATCGATCATTTTAGCGAGCAATCGTCTCAGCGCGTGACACGCAGTTTGCTTGAGAAGCATATCGATTTCGTGACCAAAGGTAGTGACGTGTTGGTATCGAATTTAAAACGAGCCGGTAAGCTGGTGCAAGGATTTAAACAACTAGCGCTTGATCGCGCAACCGAGCAGCGTCGTGAATTTGTTTTGGTTGAGGTTATCGATGAAGTCTTGCTGGCAATGGGGCCCACCTTGAGGATGTCACCGTTTAAGTTAGACATTCAGGTGCCCGCTGATTTGACGATGGACAGTTATCCAGGACCTCTGTCGCAGATCATCGTGAACTTTATCAATAACGCCTTAGTGCATGCTTTTGAAGGGCGCCAACAGGGTCATATGGTGCTCGATGCGAGCATTAATCAAGACAAGCAGATCGAGATTGTATTCTCCGATGATGGATGTGGCATGTCAGAAGACGTGGCCAACCACGTCTTCGACCCTTTTTTTACGACAAAATTAGGACAAGGTGGAAATGGCTTAGGGATGCATATCGCCTATAACATCGTGACCCAGCTGCTGGGTGGCACAATCACCGTCGATACCGAAGTGGGACGCGGCACAAGTTGGAGAATGACTTTTCCTAGAGTGCTGAAAAATACCTGA
- a CDS encoding methyltransferase domain-containing protein: MLIEREAESCYLGQFIPLQYHHNMLMDANRMDNFKAAIQYRVFEGAKVLELGGGTGVLSWFAAQAAAKVYCVEFNPDMVAEARRLLSMNPGGERVEVIHADAFEYLPPEPVDFVICEMIHVAMLREKQVEVIENFKRRYQEKFPGQMPIFIPEAVVMAVQPLQQRYDFWGYQAPIIQFQLPGSFSTDTFELGQPALYKIIDFMETTDQLIRWEGQLVIEQSGRLSALRFITKNILAICHDNSTIDWLNHYMALPLARPFDVQAGDVIDVKFSYRAGASIDNLQNNIQISAARIEPIAVRGAAVTVT, encoded by the coding sequence ATGTTGATCGAACGCGAAGCCGAAAGCTGCTACCTAGGTCAGTTTATTCCCCTGCAATACCATCACAATATGCTGATGGATGCCAACCGCATGGATAACTTCAAAGCAGCGATCCAGTATCGGGTGTTTGAAGGTGCCAAAGTGCTCGAACTCGGTGGCGGTACGGGGGTGCTCTCATGGTTTGCGGCACAGGCAGCTGCTAAAGTTTATTGTGTGGAATTCAATCCCGATATGGTGGCCGAAGCGCGCCGTCTTTTGAGCATGAACCCAGGCGGCGAACGTGTTGAAGTGATCCATGCTGATGCCTTCGAATACCTACCACCAGAGCCCGTTGATTTCGTCATTTGCGAGATGATTCATGTCGCCATGCTAAGAGAAAAACAAGTTGAAGTAATCGAAAACTTCAAACGTCGCTACCAAGAAAAATTCCCTGGCCAGATGCCAATCTTCATTCCAGAAGCCGTGGTCATGGCCGTACAGCCATTGCAGCAACGCTATGACTTCTGGGGCTACCAAGCGCCTATCATTCAATTTCAACTGCCGGGGAGCTTTTCGACCGACACCTTCGAATTAGGTCAACCGGCATTGTACAAAATCATCGATTTCATGGAGACAACCGATCAGCTGATACGCTGGGAAGGACAATTGGTGATCGAACAATCAGGACGACTATCGGCTTTGCGTTTCATCACCAAAAACATTTTGGCGATATGCCATGACAACAGCACCATCGATTGGTTGAATCACTACATGGCTCTCCCCTTGGCACGTCCTTTTGACGTGCAAGCTGGCGATGTGATTGATGTTAAATTCAGCTATCGCGCAGGAGCCTCCATCGACAACTTACAAAATAATATTCAAATCAGTGCGGCTCGCATCGAGCCGATTGCAGTCCGTGGCGCGGCGGTGACAGTCACCTAG